The Manis javanica isolate MJ-LG chromosome 4, MJ_LKY, whole genome shotgun sequence genome contains a region encoding:
- the GRIN2C gene encoding glutamate receptor ionotropic, NMDA 2C isoform X4, which yields MGGALGPALLLTSLLGAWAELGPGQGEQALTVAVVFGSSGLPQAQARIRLTPQSFLDLPLEIQPLTVGVNNTNPSSLLTQICGVLGATSVHGIVFEDNVGTEAVAQILDFISSQTHVPILSISGGSAVVLTPKVLRAIPGDSDPVCNAPGNLQSNKFPGDADAAAGRLSSTGRIGRQDPGSAFLQLGVSLEQQLQVLFKVLEEYDWSAFAVITSLHPGHALFLEGVRAVAEASYLGWQLLDVLTLELGPGGPRARTQRLLRQLDAPVLVAYCSREEAEVLFTEAAQAGLVGPGHVWLVPSLALGSTDAPPAVFPVGLISVVTESWRLSLRQKVRDGVAILALGAHGYRRWHSTLPDPAGDCRGHPGPISPARVAFYRHLLNITWEGRDFSFSPGGYLVQPTMVVIALNRHRLWEMVGRWAHGVLHMKYPVWPRYSASLQPVVDSRHLTVATLEERPFVIVESPAPGTGGCVPNTVPCRRQSNHTFSSGDAAPYTKLCCKGFCIDILKKLAKVVKFSYDLYLVTNGKHGKRVRGVWNGMIGEVYYKRADMAIGSLTINEERSEVVDFSVPFVETGISVMVARSNGTVSPSAFLEPYSPSVWVMMFVMCLTVVAITVFMFEYFSPVSYNKNLTSGKKSGGPSFTIGKSVWLLWALVFNNSVPIENPRGTTSKIMVLVWAFFAVIFLASYTANLAAFMIQEQYIDTVSGLSDKKFQRPQDQYPPFRFGTVPNGSTERNIRSNYRDMHTHMVKFNQRSVEDALTSLKMGKLDAFIYDAAVLNYMAGKDEGCKLVTIGSGKVFATTGYGIAMQKDSHWKRAIDLALLQFLGDGETQKLETVWLSGICQNEKNEVMSSKLDIDNMAGVFYMLLVAMGLALLVFAWEHLVYWKLRHSVPNTSRLDFLLAFSRGIYSCFGGVQNLASPARPPSPDLTASSAQASVLKMLQAARDMVTTAGVSSSLDRATRTIESWGGSRRAAPPPACPGPRPPTPAPVPELRPNGWGPPGGGRAAPGCRVPKSPGRPPTFGLPLPEVSRVWDRPAWEAPAQGGCGGRHLWASERRAVPARPLSPEPCQYSSFLRADRPGRPFLPLFPEPPEPEDLPLLEPEQLARREALLRAAWARGPRPRHASLPSSVAEAFTRPCPPPAGCALPACGRLAPAQSMRLPSYREACGGSVWAGAPTWPHRQHACLHAHAHLPLCWEAVCPHLPRYASHGPWLPGAWGPPGHRGRTLGELADFSRVVCERHGFPRPCTWRRISSLESEV from the exons AtgggtggggccctggggccGGCCCTGCTGCTCACCTCACTCCTTGGTgcctgggcagagctgggccctgggcagggcgAGCAGGCTTTGACGGTGGCCGTGGTGTTTGGCAGCTCGGGGCTGCCACAGGCCCAGGCCCGTATCCGCCTCACCCCTCAGAGCTTCCTGGACCTGCCGCTGGAGATCCAGCCACTCACTGTGGGGGTCAACAATACCAACCCCAGCAGTCTCCTCACCCAGATCTGCGGGGTTCTGGGTGCCACCAGCGTCCATGGCATCGTCTTTGAGGACAACGTGGGCACCGAGGCCGTGGCCCAGATCCTGGACTTCATCTCCTCCCAGACTCACGTGCCGATCCTCAGCATCAGTGGGGGCTCTGCTGTGGTCCTCACTCCCAAG gTCCTGCGCGCCATCCCCGGAGATTCTGATCCAGTATGCAACGCGCCCGGGAATTTGCAATCCAACAAGTTCCCAGGGGACGCTGATGCTGCGGCTGGTCGTCTGTCCAGCACCGGCCGGATTGGGCGCCAG gaCCCGGGCTCCGCCTTCCTGCAGCTGGGCGTGtccctggagcagcagctgcaggTGCTGTTCAAGGTGCTGGAGGAGTACGACTGGAGCGCTTTCGCGGTGATCACCAGCCTGCACCCGGGCCACGCGCTCTTCCTCGAGGGTGTGCGCGCCGTCGCCGAGGCCAGCTACCTGGGCTGGCAGCTGCTGGACGTGCTCACGTTGGAGTTGGGCCCCGGCGGGCCGCGCGCGCGCACCCAGCGCCTGCTGCGCCAGCTCGACGCCCCGGTGCTGGTGGCCTACTGCTCGCGCGAGGAGGCTGAGGTGCTCTTCACAGAGGCGGCACAGGCCGGCTTGGTGGGGCCTGGGCATGTATGGCTGGTGCCGAGCCTGGCGCTGGGCAGCACCGACGCTCCCCCCGCCGTCTTCCCCGTGGGCCTCATAAGCGTCGTCACTGAGAGCTGGCGCCTCAGCTTGCGTCAGAAGGTCCGCGATGGTGTGGCCATCCTGGCCCTGGGTGCCCACGGCTACCGGCGCTGGCACAGCACCCTGCCTGACCCCGCTGGTGACTGCCGTGGCCACCCCGGGCCCATCAGTCCTGCCCGAGTGGCCTTCTACAG GCACCTACTGAATATCACCTGGGAGGGCCGCGACTTCTCCTTCAGCCCTGGTGGGTACCTGGTCCAGCCCACCATGGTTGTGATCGCCCTTAACCGACACCGCCTCTGGGAGATG GTGGGGCGGTGGGCCCATGGTGTCCTCCACATGAAGTACCCAGTGTGGCCTCGCTACAGTGCCTCCCTGCAGCCCGTAGTGGACAGCCGGCACCTGACCGTGGCCACACTAGAAGAGCGGCCCTTTGTCATTGTGGAGAGCCCTGCCCCTGGCACGGGTGGCTGTGTGCCCAACACTGTGCCCTGCCGCAGGCAGAGCAACCACACCTTCAG CAGTGGTGACGCAGCCCCCTACACCAAGCTTTGCTGCAAGGGCTTCTGCATCGACATCCTCAAGAAGCTGGCCAAGGTGGTCAAGTTCTCATATGACCTGTACCTGGTAACCAATGGCAAGCATGGCAAGAGGGTGCGCGGCGTGTGGAATGGCATGATTGGGGAG GTGTACTACAAGCGGGCAGACATGGCCATCGGCTCCCTCACCATCAACGAGGAGCGCTCCGAGGTCGTGGACTTCTCTGTCCCCTTTGTGGAGACCGGCATCAGCGTGATGGTGGCTCGAAGCAATGGCACTGTCTCCCCCTCGGCCTTCCTGG AGCCCTACAGCCCCTCAGTGTGGGTGATGATGTTCGTCATGTGTCTTACTGTGGTGGCCATCACGGTCTTCATGTTTGAGTACTTCAGCCCTGTCAGCTACAACAAGAACCTCACCAGTGGCAAAA AGTCTGGAGGCCCGTCCTTCACCATCGGCAagtctgtgtggctgctgtgggcactgGTCTTCAACAACTCGGTGCCCATCGAGAACCCCCGAGGCACCACCAGCAAGATCATGGTCCTGGTCTGGGCCTTCTTTGCCGTCATCTTCCTTGCCAGTTACACTGCCAACTTGGCCGCCTTCATGATCCAGGAACAGTACATCGACACTGTGTCTGGCCTCAGTGACAAGAAG TTTCAGCGGCCTCAAGATCAGTACCCACCCTTCCGCTTTGGCACAGTACCCAACGGCAGCACGGAGCGGAACATCCGCAGCAACTACCGTGATATGCACACCCACATGGTCAAGTTCAACCAGCGCTCGGTGGAGGATGCACTCACTAGCCTCAAGATGGG GAAGTTGGATGCCTTCATCTACGATGCTGCTGTCCTCAACTACATGGCGGGCAAGGATGAGGGCTGCAAGCTGGTCACCATTGGTTCCGGCAAGGTCTTTGCCACCACTGGCTACGGCATTGCCATGCAGAAGGACTCCCACTGGAAGCGGGCCATAGATCTGGCACTCCTGCAGTTTCTGGGGGACG GGGAGACACAGAAGCTGGAGACCGTGTGGCTCTCGGGAATCTGCCAGAATGAGAAGAACGAGGTGATGAGCAGCAAGCTTGACATCGACAACATGGCCGGTGTCTTCTACATGCTGCTCGTGGCCATGGGGCTGGCCCTACTGGTCTTTGCCTGGGAGCATCTGGTCTACTGGAAGCTGCGTCACTCAGTGCCAAACACATCCCGGCTGGACTTCCTGCTGGCCTTCAGCAGG GGCATATACAGCTGCTTCGGCGGGGTGCAGAACCTGGCCAGCCCCGCGCGGCCGCCCAGCCCGGACCTCACGGCCAGTTCAGCCCAGGCCAGCGTGCTTAAAATGTTGCAGGCGGCGCGCGACATGGTGACCACGGCGGGCGTGAGCAGCTCCCTGGACCGCGCCACGCGCACCATTGAGAGCTGGGGCGGCAGCCGCCGCGCGGCCCCGCCGCCTGCCTGCCCCGGCCCGCGGCCGCCCACCCCTGCCCCGGTCCCCGAGCTGCGCCCCAACGGCTGGGGACCGCCAGGCGGGGGCCGCGCCGCCCCGGGGTGCAGGGTCCCGAAGTCCCCGGGTCGCCCCCCGACGTTCGGGCTGCCCCTGCCCGAAGTCTCCCGGGTGTGGGACCGGCCAGCCTGGGAGGCGCCGGCGCAGGGTGGGTGCGGGGGGCGGCACCTCTGGGCGTCCGAGCGGCGCGCGGTCCCAGCGCGCCCCCTGTCTCCCGAGCCCTGCCAGTACAGCTCTTTCCTTCGAGCCGACCGCCCCGGGCGCCCCTTCCTCCCGCTCTTCCCGGAGCCCCCGGAGCCCGAGGACCTGCCGCTGCTCGAGCCGGAGCAGCTGGCCCGGCGGGAGGCCCTGCTGCGTGCGGCCTGGGCCCGGGGCCCACGCCCACGCCACGCTTCCCTGCCCAGCTCGGTGGCTGAAGCCTTCACCCGGCCCTGCCCGCCGCCCGCCGGGTGTGCGCTCCCGGCCTGTGGGCGCTTGGCGCCCGCGCAGTCGATGCGGCTGCCCTCCTACCGGGAGGCCTGCGGGGGGTCCGTGTGGGCAGGGGCCCCCACCTGGCCGCACAGACAGCACGCCTGCCTTCACGCCCATGCCCACCTGCCGCTCTGCTGGGAGGCTGTATGCCCTCACCTCCCGCGCTATGCCAGCCACGGACCCTGGCTCCCTGGGGCGTGGGGACCTCCGGGGCACAGAGGCAGGACCCTGGGGGAGCTGGCAGACTTCAGCAGGGTGGTCTGTGAGAGGCATGGCTTCCCCAGACCTTGCACCTGGCGGAGGATCTCCAGCTTGGAGTCAGAAGTATGA